The following DNA comes from Anaerolineales bacterium.
ATTGCTTCCTGCTCGCCAGCGCGGGTTTGGCGCTCTCCTTTATCTTCTTGGGGTTGACACGGGAGCAGGATCACACTCCGGCTTATCCTTCCGGGATCGCCACGAAATTATGGCAGGAATCAAGCCGATCAATTCAGGCGAATCGGTCAATTGGCGCACGAAGAGCGGAATGATGGTGGTAAAGGAAGCAAAGCCAAGCGCTACGCCGAAAAAGGCGCCGTCCAGGATATTAACGGTTACGTTGAAACGTACATCGTCCGGTGGGCTGGGTGTAGGTGAAGTCGCTTCGTTCATGGCAAGAGAGCCGGCCGGCCGACTGGGCACGATCGCTTTGGGCCTCGCTCGCCGCTATTATAAAGCAGATAAAGCCATGCATTTGCCCGCTCGTATCAAGCCGCCGGGAATGATAAAAAATAAAGAACCCCTACAGACGATGTAGGGGTTCTCGAACCTCGATCAGCTCGATCAGGGAAGCAGCTCGAACACGACCGTCACCTGCATCCCGACCGTCGTCTGTCCCGGGCTCACGGTGCTCGGAACGCCGGCGGCTACCCCGCCTCCCCCTATCCCGATGTCTCCCTTGAGACCGTAGGTGTAGGTCGGCGCAATCCCGCCCACGGAACCCTCGCTGATGGCGATCGGTTTACCCAAGCGCACGCCCATACCCTGCGCCAGCTTCTGGGCGCGGTCCTGAACGTCGAGCATGGCCAGGTCGCGCGCTTCCGCTTCGAGGGCGGATGTGTCGTCGATGGTGAAGTCGATGCCATAAATGTTGGTCACACCGGCATCCAAACCGGCGGAAATCAAACCGCCAATGCCCTGCACATCGTGCACGGTTACGGCCAGTTGGATGTCCACGTGGTAGCGAGTCTCTCCCGTGGGCATGCCCGTTTGCGGATCGTAGACTTCCTCGGTCCAGACGCTGTAATTGGCGGTGCGGATGTCGTCCGAATTTA
Coding sequences within:
- a CDS encoding SIMPL domain-containing protein (The SIMPL domain is named for its presence in mouse protein SIMPL (signalling molecule that associates with mouse pelle-like kinase). Bacterial member BP26, from Brucella, was shown to assemble into a channel-like structure, while YggE from E. coli has been associated with resistance to oxidative stress.), translating into MKKASRYTRTLLGAMMFLLIALVVSACGTKSTGVLESISVTGYGEASGSPDLAHVQLGVSTVNTDIGQAIYDANTAIERITEAIVARGVNSDDIRTANYSVWTEEVYDPQTGMPTGETRYHVDIQLAVTVHDVQGIGGLISAGLDAGVTNIYGIDFTIDDTSALEAEARDLAMLDVQDRAQKLAQGMGVRLGKPIAISEGSVGGIAPTYTYGLKGDIGIGGGGVAAGVPSTVSPGQTTVGMQVTVVFELLP